The following are encoded together in the Adhaeribacter arboris genome:
- a CDS encoding cell division protein ZapA, which translates to MSELSIKIRIADRDYPMRVNEEEEERLRAAGRMLNERLKAFREQFGTADKQDLLAMVALETLADKIHSAQSKAENESTLVDKLTHLNKLLASLKLD; encoded by the coding sequence ATGAGTGAATTGTCTATAAAAATAAGAATAGCGGATCGCGATTATCCAATGCGGGTAAATGAGGAAGAAGAAGAAAGACTACGGGCCGCGGGCCGAATGCTCAACGAGCGCCTGAAAGCGTTTCGGGAACAATTCGGTACTGCGGATAAACAAGACTTATTGGCCATGGTTGCTCTGGAAACCTTGGCCGATAAAATACATTCGGCGCAAAGTAAAGCGGAGAATGAAAGCACCCTGGTCGATAAACTTACTCATTTAAACAAGCTTTTAGCCTCTCTTAAATTAGATTAG
- the rny gene encoding ribonuclease Y, giving the protein MSTTLYIIITALVALGVGVYIGRVLLNQVFKKHQDAAREKAKLIIKEAELDAESIKKNRIHEAKEKFLSLKAEFEEDSNKKKQIIIQNEAKVKQREQQVNTQLEQIKRKENELNILKEQLAVQAEGLKKRKEEVEKEHQSIIGQLEHIANLSAAEAREQLVETLKNEAQIQASSYVKDVVAQAKLTASKDAKKVVLETIQRTAAEHAIENCVSVFNIESDDVKGKIIGREGRNIRALEAATGVEIIVDDTPEAIIISGFDPVRREIARLSLHRLVSDGRIHPARIEEVVAKTKKNIEEEIVEIGERTIIDLGIHGLHPELIKMVGRMRFRSSYGQNLLQHSREVANLCATMAAELGLNVKHAKRAGLLHDIGKVTPDEPELPHAILGMELAKKYKEHPDVVNAIGAHHDEMEMTAMISPIVQACDAISGSRPGARREIMESYIKRLKELEETAVSFEGVNQCYAIQAGRELRVMVDADNVTDERAQQLSFDISQKIEKEMQYPGQIKITVIREMRSVSYAK; this is encoded by the coding sequence ATGTCTACTACTCTTTATATTATCATCACGGCTTTGGTGGCGCTCGGCGTGGGCGTTTACATTGGCCGGGTGTTATTAAACCAGGTGTTTAAGAAACACCAGGATGCTGCCCGCGAAAAGGCCAAGCTCATTATTAAAGAAGCTGAATTGGATGCCGAAAGCATCAAAAAAAATCGTATTCACGAAGCCAAAGAAAAATTCCTCAGCCTGAAAGCCGAATTTGAAGAAGATTCAAACAAAAAGAAACAAATAATTATTCAAAACGAAGCTAAAGTTAAACAACGGGAACAACAGGTAAATACGCAGCTCGAGCAGATAAAACGCAAGGAGAACGAATTAAATATTTTAAAAGAGCAACTAGCGGTTCAAGCCGAAGGTCTAAAAAAACGCAAAGAAGAAGTAGAAAAAGAACACCAGTCAATTATCGGGCAACTGGAACATATTGCCAACTTATCCGCCGCCGAAGCCCGCGAGCAACTCGTGGAAACTCTGAAAAATGAAGCTCAAATTCAGGCCTCATCTTACGTGAAAGATGTAGTAGCCCAAGCCAAGCTTACTGCTTCGAAAGATGCGAAAAAAGTGGTTCTGGAAACCATTCAGCGGACAGCCGCCGAGCACGCCATTGAAAACTGCGTATCCGTTTTTAACATTGAATCCGACGACGTAAAAGGTAAAATTATTGGCCGGGAAGGTCGGAACATCCGGGCTTTGGAAGCCGCTACCGGGGTGGAGATTATCGTGGATGATACTCCGGAAGCCATTATTATCTCCGGTTTTGACCCGGTTCGCCGCGAAATTGCCCGTTTATCGTTGCACCGTTTAGTTTCCGATGGGCGTATTCACCCGGCCCGGATTGAGGAAGTAGTAGCGAAAACCAAGAAAAACATTGAAGAAGAAATTGTAGAGATTGGGGAGCGGACTATTATTGATTTAGGTATTCACGGTTTGCATCCGGAGTTAATTAAAATGGTTGGCCGTATGCGCTTCCGGTCATCGTACGGGCAAAACTTACTGCAGCACTCTCGCGAAGTAGCCAACCTGTGCGCCACTATGGCCGCGGAATTGGGCTTAAACGTAAAACACGCTAAACGCGCCGGCTTGCTCCACGATATTGGTAAAGTAACCCCCGATGAGCCTGAATTGCCGCACGCTATTTTAGGGATGGAGCTGGCTAAAAAATACAAAGAACATCCGGATGTAGTAAATGCCATTGGTGCCCACCACGATGAAATGGAAATGACCGCCATGATTTCGCCAATTGTGCAAGCCTGCGACGCCATTTCGGGTTCACGCCCGGGTGCCCGCCGCGAAATAATGGAATCGTATATCAAGCGTTTAAAAGAATTGGAAGAAACCGCCGTAAGTTTTGAAGGCGTAAACCAATGCTACGCCATCCAGGCGGGTCGCGAACTCCGCGTAATGGTAGATGCCGATAATGTAACCGACGAACGCGCTCAGCAACTATCATTTGATATTTCGCAAAAAATAGAAAAAGAAATGCAGTACCCCGGCCAAATAAAAATTACGGTTATCCGGGAAATGCGTTCCGTGAGCTACGCGAAATAA
- a CDS encoding DUF1684 domain-containing protein: MSKPLRLIVLLGLVIIIGYFLKEAVFSDDAYLASIKKGRIEKNQSFKSSSSPLEEAERVTFDSLNYFPADRKFQVDADYEPLPKPDTIKIPMTTGNSEAYLRFAKAHFNLDGQRVGLTLFLKANAEDSTFFVPFTDRTNGSETYEGGRFMDIPKPAPGESIITLDFNKAYNPFCVFNYNYSCPIPPAENRLPIAVRAGEKSYAKK; this comes from the coding sequence ATGTCCAAACCGCTCCGCCTGATAGTTTTGCTTGGCCTGGTTATTATTATTGGTTATTTTCTCAAAGAGGCTGTATTCAGCGACGACGCGTACCTGGCGAGTATTAAAAAAGGACGCATAGAAAAAAATCAAAGTTTTAAAAGCTCGTCTTCCCCTTTAGAAGAAGCCGAAAGAGTTACTTTTGATAGTTTGAATTACTTTCCCGCCGATCGTAAATTTCAGGTCGATGCCGATTATGAGCCATTGCCTAAACCGGATACGATTAAAATTCCCATGACTACCGGCAACTCCGAAGCGTATTTACGATTTGCCAAGGCTCACTTTAACCTCGATGGGCAACGGGTAGGACTTACCTTATTTTTGAAGGCAAATGCAGAAGATTCTACTTTTTTTGTGCCTTTTACGGATAGAACGAATGGCTCCGAAACCTACGAAGGTGGCCGTTTTATGGATATTCCCAAGCCGGCTCCCGGCGAATCTATAATTACTTTAGATTTCAATAAAGCTTATAATCCCTTCTGCGTGTTTAATTACAATTATAGTTGTCCTATTCCTCCCGCCGAAAACCGGTTGCCTATCGCGGTACGGGCCGGCGAAAAGAGTTATGCCAAAAAATAA
- a CDS encoding YhcH/YjgK/YiaL family protein, giving the protein MIFDHLNNASRYHALHPDFALAFDFLKNQDVTQLATGKHALRDEEVFALLSDDFGFGGREQARLESHRRYLDIQVVLAGTDYMGWQDIAACQNVTEPYTPERDVIFYGDQPRVWLEVPAQHFVIFYPEDTHAPLATAEKVRKIVFKIAIKE; this is encoded by the coding sequence ATGATTTTTGACCATTTAAATAATGCCTCCCGCTACCATGCCTTGCACCCTGATTTTGCCCTAGCTTTTGATTTTTTAAAAAATCAGGATGTAACCCAATTAGCTACCGGTAAACATGCGTTGCGGGACGAGGAAGTATTTGCTCTTCTTTCGGATGATTTTGGTTTTGGCGGCCGGGAACAAGCGCGCTTGGAATCGCACCGGCGTTACCTGGATATTCAGGTGGTATTGGCCGGCACCGATTATATGGGCTGGCAGGATATTGCTGCCTGTCAAAACGTAACGGAACCTTATACGCCTGAGCGCGACGTTATTTTTTACGGCGACCAACCCCGCGTGTGGCTGGAAGTTCCCGCGCAGCATTTTGTAATTTTTTACCCCGAAGACACGCACGCGCCATTAGCAACTGCCGAAAAAGTTAGAAAAATCGTGTTTAAAATAGCGATTAAGGAATAA
- a CDS encoding glycosyltransferase family 9 protein yields the protein MSQEVQEALTDLWMYHMRHGAFEEAWKKSDKDLKARVGQPCWHWPRHFQYIWDGTPLAGKRVLVRCYHGLGDTIQFIRYVPLLKEMAKEVMVWAQAPLIPLLETVPGINQLLPLHDGTPEVAYEVDVEIMELPHVFRTTLATIPAQSPYLHVDSIHLSPNNGLTKVGLVWKAGDWDERRSIPFSYLAPLAELSGIQLYILQADAPANGWDGKSGIYPGNFNLSDYARLVKGLDLMITVDSMPAHLAGALGIPVWTLLHLEADWRWMVNRNDSPWYPTMRLFRQTEASDWTGVIQRVANELKKISK from the coding sequence ATGAGTCAAGAAGTTCAGGAAGCCCTTACCGACTTGTGGATGTATCACATGCGCCACGGGGCGTTTGAAGAAGCCTGGAAAAAAAGTGATAAAGACCTGAAAGCCCGGGTCGGCCAACCCTGCTGGCATTGGCCCCGGCATTTTCAATATATTTGGGACGGTACTCCGCTCGCCGGCAAACGGGTGCTCGTAAGGTGCTACCATGGTTTAGGCGATACCATTCAGTTTATCCGGTACGTGCCATTATTAAAGGAAATGGCCAAAGAAGTAATGGTGTGGGCTCAGGCACCTTTGATACCGCTTTTAGAAACGGTACCGGGCATTAACCAACTTTTACCCTTACACGATGGTACCCCCGAAGTTGCTTACGAAGTAGATGTAGAAATCATGGAACTGCCGCATGTTTTCCGAACTACCCTAGCTACCATTCCTGCTCAATCTCCCTATTTGCACGTAGACTCCATTCACCTTTCTCCCAATAACGGACTAACCAAAGTGGGACTCGTTTGGAAAGCAGGCGATTGGGATGAACGCCGATCCATTCCGTTTTCCTATTTGGCGCCTTTAGCTGAGTTAAGTGGTATTCAACTGTATATCCTGCAGGCCGATGCCCCTGCCAATGGCTGGGATGGCAAATCGGGTATTTATCCGGGCAATTTTAATCTTTCGGACTATGCTCGTTTGGTAAAAGGCTTAGACTTAATGATTACCGTTGATTCTATGCCGGCGCATTTGGCGGGAGCTTTAGGTATACCGGTTTGGACGTTGCTGCACCTCGAAGCTGATTGGCGCTGGATGGTTAACCGAAACGACAGTCCCTGGTACCCTACCATGCGGCTCTTCCGGCAAACGGAGGCCAGCGATTGGACAGGTGTTATCCAGCGAGTGGCGAACGAGTTAAAGAAAATTAGTAAATAA
- a CDS encoding glycoside hydrolase 5 family protein, whose protein sequence is MIEAVKFWNEPNNKSHWDPLLDPEWRIYGEMVKLAAAAVKAEKPAILRVLGGISPIDPFFIQRLINYGTLENLNAVAVHGFPLDWNLWQIHEWPAKIAEIEAVTHLPVWVTEVGISSFGAEEVQEFGLRRTAELLLGRVDRAHWYSLYDLPRNWEATTRHREAEGSSYYRHFHMGLLREDGSPKLALKHFSDFTPEFGICQWFHFEDHRLDDAINWLRKLGVKRLRTGLSWADWLRPNAEVWFDHVMKKLDEFDLTVTFCFTPESKGIQPHHTSPPQNIEEFADFCVTMMRRYA, encoded by the coding sequence ATGATTGAAGCAGTTAAATTCTGGAACGAACCAAACAATAAATCACACTGGGATCCTTTGCTCGACCCCGAATGGCGCATTTACGGCGAAATGGTTAAATTAGCCGCTGCCGCCGTTAAAGCCGAAAAGCCCGCTATTTTACGGGTTTTAGGTGGTATCTCTCCCATCGACCCGTTTTTTATTCAACGATTAATAAATTACGGCACCTTAGAAAATTTAAATGCCGTAGCGGTGCACGGCTTCCCGCTGGACTGGAACCTTTGGCAAATTCATGAATGGCCAGCTAAAATTGCCGAAATTGAAGCTGTTACGCATTTACCCGTGTGGGTTACCGAAGTGGGAATTTCTAGTTTTGGCGCCGAAGAAGTGCAAGAGTTTGGGCTACGTCGTACTGCTGAATTGTTGTTAGGCCGGGTAGACCGGGCGCATTGGTATAGCCTGTACGATTTACCGCGCAACTGGGAGGCTACTACCCGCCACCGCGAAGCCGAAGGTTCGTCTTATTACCGTCATTTCCATATGGGTTTGCTGCGGGAAGATGGCTCGCCGAAGCTCGCTTTAAAGCACTTCTCCGATTTTACCCCGGAATTTGGTATTTGTCAATGGTTTCATTTTGAGGACCACCGCCTGGATGATGCTATTAACTGGCTGCGGAAGTTAGGAGTAAAACGTTTGCGAACCGGCTTAAGCTGGGCCGACTGGTTAAGACCCAACGCCGAAGTATGGTTTGATCATGTCATGAAAAAGCTGGATGAATTCGATTTAACGGTAACTTTTTGCTTTACACCGGAATCGAAGGGAATTCAGCCACACCATACCAGCCCACCGCAAAACATAGAAGAATTCGCCGATTTTTGCGTTACGATGATGCGCCGTTATGCTTAA
- a CDS encoding acyl-CoA synthetase family protein, producing the protein MDFKQNFKYQLHSQIPASKSDFEERALTLFQYQVRHNVVYQAYVNGLRIKPERVKSLAEIPFLPIEFFKTQAVQTGTFTPQTIFRSSGTTQTERSRHLLPEVTFYLHNTQLLFESQYGSLADYVFLALLPSYIEQGNSSLVAMVDYFMQKSGQAEPGFFLHDQNALLTALQRAKQSGKKVVLFGVTYALLDLADFVQENHQSSLFQEVIIMETGGMKGRRREMIRRELHALLQQAFGVHSIHSEYGMTELLSQAYSKERGVFYCSPTMQIILRDPNDPLDRNSSLKTGGINIIDLANVDSCAFIETKDLGKQHPDGSFEVLGRFDNSDIRGCNLLVS; encoded by the coding sequence ATGGATTTTAAACAAAATTTTAAGTATCAACTTCATTCTCAAATTCCTGCGAGTAAAAGTGATTTTGAAGAACGAGCCTTAACCTTATTTCAGTACCAGGTACGCCATAATGTGGTTTACCAGGCTTATGTTAACGGATTACGAATTAAGCCTGAAAGAGTAAAATCTCTAGCCGAAATTCCTTTTTTACCCATCGAATTCTTTAAAACGCAAGCCGTCCAAACGGGTACTTTCACGCCACAAACCATTTTCCGGAGTAGCGGCACTACCCAAACGGAACGGAGCCGCCATTTGTTACCGGAGGTAACTTTTTATCTCCATAACACCCAATTGCTATTCGAGAGTCAATACGGATCACTTGCCGATTACGTGTTTTTAGCTTTGTTACCCTCTTATATAGAGCAAGGAAACTCGTCTTTGGTTGCAATGGTCGATTATTTTATGCAAAAATCTGGTCAGGCGGAACCCGGATTTTTCCTGCATGACCAAAATGCTTTGTTGACGGCATTACAACGAGCCAAACAGAGTGGCAAAAAAGTAGTTTTATTTGGAGTAACTTATGCGCTCCTCGACTTAGCCGATTTTGTTCAAGAGAATCATCAATCCAGCTTATTTCAGGAAGTAATAATTATGGAAACCGGGGGCATGAAGGGCCGGCGCCGGGAAATGATCCGCCGCGAATTACACGCTTTATTGCAGCAAGCTTTCGGGGTTCATTCCATTCATTCGGAATACGGCATGACGGAGTTGTTGTCGCAGGCTTATTCCAAAGAACGGGGAGTTTTTTATTGCTCACCTACCATGCAAATTATATTGCGTGACCCAAATGATCCTTTAGACCGAAATTCTAGCTTAAAAACCGGAGGTATTAATATTATCGATTTAGCCAACGTAGATTCCTGCGCCTTTATCGAAACGAAGGATTTAGGAAAACAGCACCCGGACGGTTCTTTTGAAGTACTGGGTCGTTTTGATAATTCGGATATTAGGGGGTGTAATTTATTGGTAAGTTAG
- the radC gene encoding RadC family protein has translation MTITDTLNHYGQVPSLAIKSWAEEDRPREKLLLKGKAALSDAELIGILIGSGTPKLTAVDVAKLILAAVSNDLNELAKLSVKDLMRHKGIGEAKAISIVSALELGRRRKETAAAARTTITCSTDIYNYMKPHLLDLPHEEFWIILLNRANVIMKKIPVSMGGVAGTVADPKIIFKHAIEHLASAIILVHNHPSGNLKPSAADIALTKKVKEAGALLDLPILDHLIFADQSYYSFADEGLL, from the coding sequence ATGACAATCACAGACACTCTTAACCACTACGGTCAAGTTCCATCACTCGCCATCAAAAGCTGGGCCGAAGAAGACCGTCCCCGCGAAAAACTACTTCTAAAAGGCAAAGCTGCCTTAAGCGATGCGGAATTAATTGGAATTTTAATTGGTTCGGGCACGCCGAAGCTCACCGCGGTAGATGTAGCCAAATTAATTTTAGCAGCTGTCAGTAACGACCTGAATGAACTGGCCAAATTGTCGGTAAAGGATTTAATGAGGCATAAAGGCATCGGCGAAGCCAAAGCTATTAGTATTGTAAGTGCCCTGGAATTAGGGCGCCGACGGAAAGAAACCGCTGCCGCTGCCCGTACCACTATCACTTGCTCTACCGATATTTATAATTACATGAAGCCACACCTGCTGGATTTGCCCCACGAAGAGTTCTGGATTATTTTATTAAACCGGGCGAACGTGATTATGAAAAAAATACCGGTAAGTATGGGCGGAGTAGCCGGTACGGTAGCCGATCCCAAAATTATATTTAAACACGCCATCGAGCATTTGGCTAGCGCCATTATTCTGGTCCATAATCATCCCTCCGGGAATTTAAAGCCCAGCGCCGCCGATATAGCTTTAACTAAAAAAGTAAAAGAAGCCGGCGCTTTGCTCGATTTACCCATTCTCGACCACCTTATTTTTGCCGACCAATCGTACTACAGCTTTGCCGACGAAGGACTTTTGTAG
- the pheT gene encoding phenylalanine--tRNA ligase subunit beta codes for MLISYDWLQELIQINKPAAEVAALLTGAGLEVEGLYPYERVKGGLQGIVIGEVLTCEKHPDADKLRLTTVDVGGETPKQIVCGAPNVAVGQKVVVATEGATLYPFTGEPFQIKKSKIRGAASEGMICAEDEIGLGESHAGIMVLDTDLPNGTPAAQYFNLQSDEIFEIGLTPNRADAASHLGVARDVQALLRVPYTLPNVDSFQINTTSRHISVEVLDSEACPRYAGLTISGVKVAESPEWLKHRLRAIGLSPINNVVDITNFVLHELGQPMHAFDADKITGDKIIVQKAKEGTKFVTLDGVERTLRSTDLMICNAEEPMVIAGVFGGKNSGVTSETTTIFLEAAYFQPASIRKSSQIHGIKTDSSFRFERGTDPDRVILALKRAALLVQEIAGGEVSSEIVDVYPQPVQPFTVKVSIARINQLIGQPIGQERIKEILTDLGISITEESETELALSVPPFKVDVQREADIVEEILRIYGYNNIALSPNLATSYLAKFPKPDPEVIKQSMGQMLAGAGYSEIITNSLTNSNYYEVAGGEPDASLVRIVNYNSADLDVLRQTLVFSGLEVLRHNMNRRQKDLKFYELGKVYVKAGDKYQEKTQLALFVTGNATAETWQQASQKATFHQLAGVVQNLFTKLTRDQMNVQPVEHRYIKNGVTYYRNEVPMVQMGLLNESITKKLDVKEPVWYAELNWDYLIRNYSNNLVAEELAKFPEVRRDLSLVIDKNITFEQIKTIAWRTERKLLQQLNVFDVYEGDKIEAGKKAYAMSFILQDKQQTLTDKVIDSTMNRLMQQFERQLGAVIRK; via the coding sequence ATGCTGATTTCATACGACTGGCTACAAGAATTAATTCAAATAAATAAACCGGCTGCTGAAGTGGCAGCCTTACTTACGGGTGCGGGCCTGGAAGTAGAAGGACTTTACCCGTACGAACGGGTAAAAGGCGGTCTGCAAGGCATTGTAATCGGCGAAGTATTAACCTGCGAAAAGCACCCGGATGCCGACAAACTACGCCTGACTACGGTTGATGTTGGAGGTGAAACTCCCAAGCAAATTGTGTGTGGCGCGCCTAACGTGGCGGTGGGTCAAAAAGTGGTGGTAGCCACCGAAGGAGCAACTTTATACCCTTTCACCGGCGAACCTTTCCAGATTAAAAAATCTAAAATCAGAGGCGCGGCTTCCGAAGGAATGATTTGCGCCGAAGATGAAATTGGTTTGGGAGAGTCGCACGCCGGTATTATGGTGCTGGACACCGATTTACCGAACGGTACTCCGGCTGCCCAGTATTTTAATTTGCAATCCGATGAGATATTTGAAATTGGCTTAACTCCTAATCGGGCCGATGCCGCTTCTCACCTGGGGGTAGCCCGTGACGTACAAGCGCTTTTACGAGTACCTTATACTTTACCCAATGTAGATAGCTTTCAAATTAACACTACCAGCCGCCATATTTCGGTGGAAGTGTTAGATTCGGAAGCTTGTCCGCGTTACGCGGGTTTAACTATTTCGGGGGTAAAAGTTGCCGAATCACCAGAATGGCTAAAGCACCGGCTGCGAGCTATTGGTTTATCACCGATTAACAATGTGGTAGATATTACTAATTTCGTGTTGCACGAACTCGGGCAACCCATGCACGCTTTCGATGCCGATAAAATTACGGGTGATAAAATTATTGTGCAGAAAGCCAAAGAAGGAACCAAGTTTGTTACTCTGGACGGCGTGGAACGCACCTTGCGCTCTACCGACCTGATGATTTGCAACGCCGAAGAACCTATGGTAATAGCCGGAGTGTTTGGCGGCAAAAATTCGGGCGTTACCTCTGAAACTACTACCATCTTTTTAGAAGCTGCTTATTTTCAGCCGGCCTCTATCCGTAAATCCTCGCAAATTCACGGCATTAAAACGGATTCATCGTTCCGGTTCGAACGCGGTACCGACCCGGATAGGGTAATTCTGGCTTTGAAACGCGCCGCGCTTTTGGTGCAGGAAATAGCCGGCGGAGAGGTAAGTTCCGAAATAGTAGATGTTTATCCGCAGCCAGTGCAGCCGTTTACGGTAAAAGTAAGTATTGCCCGGATAAACCAATTAATCGGTCAGCCTATTGGTCAGGAACGCATCAAAGAAATTTTAACGGATCTAGGCATTAGTATTACCGAAGAATCAGAAACAGAACTGGCGCTTTCGGTGCCGCCTTTTAAAGTAGATGTGCAGCGCGAGGCCGATATTGTAGAAGAAATTCTCCGGATTTACGGGTATAACAATATCGCACTTTCACCTAACTTGGCTACGAGCTACTTGGCTAAATTCCCGAAGCCTGACCCGGAAGTAATTAAACAAAGCATGGGTCAGATGCTGGCCGGCGCTGGTTATTCCGAGATTATTACCAATTCGCTTACCAATTCAAATTACTACGAAGTTGCTGGCGGAGAGCCGGATGCCTCTTTGGTGCGCATTGTGAACTATAACAGCGCCGATTTGGATGTGCTGCGCCAGACTTTAGTGTTTTCGGGATTAGAAGTTTTGCGGCACAACATGAACCGCCGGCAGAAAGATTTAAAATTTTATGAGTTAGGTAAAGTGTATGTTAAAGCGGGAGATAAATATCAGGAAAAAACGCAACTAGCGTTATTTGTGACGGGCAACGCCACCGCCGAAACCTGGCAGCAAGCCTCGCAAAAAGCAACTTTTCACCAATTGGCTGGGGTGGTGCAAAATCTATTCACAAAACTTACCCGCGACCAAATGAACGTACAACCGGTAGAGCATCGTTATATTAAAAATGGAGTAACTTATTACCGGAATGAGGTGCCGATGGTGCAGATGGGATTGTTAAACGAATCTATTACGAAGAAGCTGGATGTAAAGGAACCAGTATGGTATGCCGAGTTAAACTGGGATTATTTGATCCGGAATTATTCGAATAATTTGGTAGCCGAAGAATTAGCCAAATTCCCGGAAGTACGCCGCGACTTATCGCTGGTAATTGATAAGAATATTACCTTTGAGCAGATTAAAACCATTGCCTGGCGCACTGAGCGCAAATTGCTGCAGCAATTAAATGTATTTGATGTGTACGAAGGCGATAAAATTGAGGCCGGTAAAAAGGCCTATGCCATGAGCTTTATCTTGCAGGACAAACAGCAAACCCTGACTGATAAAGTAATTGACAGTACCATGAACCGGTTAATGCAACAATTTGAACGACAATTAGGAGCTGTAATTCGAAAATAG
- a CDS encoding sigma-54-dependent transcriptional regulator encodes MPKILIIDDERSIRSTLKEILEYENYTVDEAADGEIGLEQLGKNKYDVVLCDIKMPKMDGLEVLQRAREVAPDVPFIMISAHGTIDTAVDATKKGAYDFLQKPPDLNRLLVTVRNALDKANLVTETKVLKKKISKNFEMVGNSPALEKVRRAIDKVAQTDARVLITGPNGAGKEMVARQLHEKSNRASGPMIEVNCAAIPSELIESELFGHEKGSFTSAVKQRIGKFEQANGGTLFLDEIGDMSLSAQAKVLRALQENKITRVGGEKEISVDVRVVAATNKDLLREIEERNFREDLYHRLGVILIHVPPLNERREDIPDLVQKFLADIARDYGSKPKRITPAALTFLQQLDWRGNIRELRNVVERLVIMSDDEISEEDARSFARPAVS; translated from the coding sequence ATGCCTAAAATCCTGATTATAGATGACGAACGCAGCATTCGCAGCACTCTTAAAGAAATTCTGGAATACGAAAATTACACGGTTGATGAAGCTGCCGACGGCGAAATTGGCTTAGAACAACTGGGCAAGAATAAATACGACGTAGTACTGTGCGACATAAAAATGCCCAAAATGGACGGGCTGGAAGTACTGCAACGGGCCCGGGAGGTAGCCCCCGATGTACCATTTATTATGATTTCGGCTCACGGCACCATTGATACGGCCGTAGATGCCACTAAGAAAGGCGCCTATGATTTTCTGCAGAAACCACCGGATTTAAACCGCTTACTGGTAACCGTACGGAACGCCTTGGACAAAGCTAATTTGGTTACGGAAACTAAAGTTTTAAAGAAAAAAATTTCGAAAAACTTTGAAATGGTGGGCAACTCGCCGGCCCTGGAAAAAGTGCGTCGCGCTATTGATAAAGTAGCCCAAACCGATGCCCGCGTATTAATTACCGGCCCGAACGGCGCGGGTAAAGAAATGGTAGCCCGCCAATTGCACGAAAAAAGTAATCGGGCCAGCGGCCCAATGATTGAAGTAAACTGCGCCGCTATACCCAGTGAACTCATCGAAAGCGAATTGTTTGGGCACGAGAAAGGCTCTTTTACTTCGGCGGTAAAACAACGGATTGGTAAATTTGAGCAAGCCAACGGCGGTACCCTGTTCCTCGACGAAATTGGGGACATGAGTCTATCGGCCCAGGCCAAAGTGTTGCGGGCGCTGCAGGAAAATAAAATTACCCGGGTAGGCGGCGAGAAAGAAATCTCGGTAGATGTGCGCGTGGTAGCGGCTACCAATAAAGATCTGCTGAGAGAAATTGAAGAACGTAACTTCCGGGAAGACCTTTACCATCGCTTGGGCGTTATTCTTATTCACGTACCGCCTTTAAACGAACGCCGCGAAGATATTCCGGATTTGGTGCAAAAATTTCTGGCCGACATTGCCCGCGATTATGGTTCCAAACCCAAACGCATTACTCCGGCGGCTCTCACCTTCCTGCAGCAACTAGACTGGCGCGGTAATATTCGGGAACTGCGCAATGTGGTAGAACGCCTGGTAATTATGAGCGACGACGAAATATCAGAAGAAGATGCCCGCTCCTTTGCCCGCCCGGCAGTTTCTTAG